From Bacillus kexueae:
GTACATACTAGTCCATAACTTACGGTATATAGAATGATTTAATATGCTGAAGATTAATAAATGCTTGCCCTCCCTTTGCTAATTTAAACTTAACAATATTATTTTTAATATCCTCTAATTTCCCCACTGATATTTCTTTTTCACCTAAATTAAACACAACTAATTGATCAACATATCTATTTAGTTGAACTTCAAAAGTTCTTGCCAAGGAATTAGTAGTTGGGTGTAATGGTAGCTGTTGACTTGTGAGACTGTACGGAGTTTTCCCTAGCGGGTATGGTCTGACGATTTTTAGGTGGTGTATGGAAATAAAAATATTTTTATAAAGAGGGGTGTAAAAAGTAAAATAGTTATTCATCAAACTTGAAATATAGCCATGAATATATTCATTTCCATTTACAAGAATTTCGACAAAGCTCCCTTTTGCATAGCTTAAAACTTTTCTTAGTGAAAGCTCATCTTCGATTTCTATTTCAGATGGTTTTTCAGGAAGTTCCATCGAATCATCGTCTACTG
This genomic window contains:
- a CDS encoding DUF2642 domain-containing protein, which produces MLDLLKPLIGRKVLLEISGNKRIIGILIDIGADLLVVFDGKDYNYISNAHVHYCLSVDDDSMELPEKPSEIEIEDELSLRKVLSYAKGSFVEILVNGNEYIHGYISSLMNNYFTFYTPLYKNIFISIHHLKIVRPYPLGKTPYSLTSQQLPLHPTTNSLARTFEVQLNRYVDQLVVFNLGEKEISVGKLEDIKNNIVKFKLAKGGQAFINLQHIKSFYIP